One region of Duncaniella freteri genomic DNA includes:
- a CDS encoding transporter substrate-binding domain-containing protein: protein MNGHKGFLTPRRLLVVALAILSVGIIVTVRYINASGTHAGYEYERGRDDTINVAIAYSPMSLYRYGDTLAGFNYEMLRGMSAMYGDKVKYYPVSSVSESLDRLSDGVYDVLIADIPVTASLRQRFRFSEPVYIDRMVLVSRDTTVTTPLALAGKQVWVVAGSPAAERVGNLSREIGDSIIIHDSHKYSAEQLVMLVSAGDIPMAVVNEEVAHRLHEEYSDLHVDTKVSFSQFQSWIFNKRRTALADTLDAQIERFKLTPQYKELLDKWLDCE, encoded by the coding sequence ATGAACGGACACAAAGGATTTCTTACTCCACGGCGGTTGCTGGTGGTGGCTCTTGCCATTCTTTCCGTCGGCATCATAGTCACAGTCAGATATATCAATGCCTCCGGTACCCATGCCGGATATGAGTACGAGCGCGGACGCGATGACACCATCAATGTGGCTATAGCCTATTCCCCTATGTCGCTGTATCGTTACGGCGACACTCTTGCCGGCTTCAATTATGAGATGCTCAGGGGTATGTCGGCGATGTATGGCGATAAAGTGAAGTATTACCCTGTATCATCAGTAAGCGAGTCGCTCGACCGTTTGAGCGACGGAGTGTATGATGTGCTTATCGCCGATATACCTGTGACGGCCTCTTTGCGTCAGAGGTTCAGGTTCAGCGAGCCGGTGTATATCGACCGCATGGTGCTTGTGAGCCGCGACACTACCGTCACCACTCCATTGGCGTTGGCAGGGAAGCAGGTATGGGTTGTGGCAGGTTCACCGGCGGCGGAGCGTGTAGGCAATCTTTCAAGAGAGATCGGTGACAGCATAATCATTCATGACTCCCATAAGTATTCGGCTGAGCAGCTTGTGATGCTTGTCTCGGCAGGTGATATCCCTATGGCTGTTGTCAACGAGGAGGTGGCTCATCGCTTGCATGAGGAATACAGCGATCTGCATGTGGATACTAAGGTCTCGTTCAGCCAGTTCCAGTCATGGATATTCAATAAGAGACGCACGGCTCTCGCTGATACACTCGATGCTCAGATCGAGCGTTTCAAGCTGACCCCTCAGTATAAGGAATTGCTTGATAAGTGGCTCGACTGTGAATAG
- a CDS encoding putative porin, with amino-acid sequence MKKIFPIFIIIFFTVLGFGRSHAEDPEVEPTYAWGILQPLGLHSPASVDTLLYNYYRTAIPTSVSPAFVTTGNQASAGKNMIYMDQEPVSPFFLKDAKRYWLPSEKDQKFYNSRIPMSIVGYNTGGGREIAQDWFRFLFSGNFSPKGQVGLKVDYPYSKGSYANQAAKSFSWNLFGSYMGDRYEFQGYFNSYTALNQENGGITDDLYIIDPAVIQGGMSKINPKNIPTNLTASRNRVAGKQMYMNHRYKVGFWKETYDSVYEDSIIAREYVPVSSFIWTMSYSEDRHRFYNTSASEEDFWANHYISDAWTDDQTEYSSLRNTIGVDLLEGFNKYAKAGLSAFVTHELRKYTQAVDTLPISGPDRPEGLTPYPFAERLSAKASENLLYVGAQLTKRQGTLLNYEGTVQIGLVGPAAGELKADGNVTTRIKFLGDTVRLKGYGHFSNTTAPYLMNNFVSNHFMWKNDFGKTRRLRFGGVLDIPHTSTNIDVGVENVQNMIYFNDQCLPMQAGGSVQVLSARLQQDFRFRALNWRNTVIYQKSSDESVLPLPQLAIYSNLYLQFKLAKVLDVQLGVDMDYYTKYYAPAYQPSTMTFYNQHEIKCGNYPMMNAYVNMKLSRARFFVLFSHVNQGKLGGNNYFSSPHYPLNPRRFLMGVSVDFLN; translated from the coding sequence ATGAAAAAGATTTTTCCGATATTCATCATCATATTTTTCACTGTGTTAGGCTTCGGCAGATCTCATGCTGAGGACCCTGAGGTAGAGCCTACCTATGCATGGGGCATACTCCAGCCTCTCGGGCTGCATTCGCCGGCGTCTGTGGACACTCTTCTCTATAATTATTACCGCACTGCCATACCCACCTCTGTGTCTCCGGCATTCGTGACCACAGGCAACCAGGCATCGGCAGGGAAGAATATGATATACATGGACCAGGAGCCTGTCAGTCCGTTTTTCCTTAAGGACGCCAAGAGATACTGGCTCCCATCCGAGAAGGATCAGAAGTTCTATAACTCACGTATCCCGATGTCGATTGTGGGCTATAACACCGGTGGCGGCCGTGAGATAGCTCAGGATTGGTTCAGGTTCCTGTTTTCAGGCAACTTCAGTCCGAAAGGGCAGGTGGGATTGAAGGTGGACTATCCTTATTCTAAAGGATCTTATGCCAATCAGGCAGCAAAGTCGTTCAGTTGGAATCTCTTCGGCTCCTATATGGGCGACAGGTATGAGTTTCAGGGATATTTCAATTCCTATACGGCTTTGAACCAGGAGAATGGCGGTATAACTGACGACCTTTACATAATAGATCCGGCAGTGATACAGGGTGGCATGTCGAAAATCAATCCCAAGAACATCCCCACCAATCTCACAGCCTCACGTAACCGTGTTGCCGGTAAGCAGATGTATATGAACCACCGTTATAAGGTCGGTTTCTGGAAAGAGACTTACGATTCGGTGTATGAGGATTCCATAATCGCGCGTGAATATGTCCCTGTGTCGAGTTTCATATGGACTATGTCCTATAGCGAGGACCGTCACAGGTTCTATAACACCTCGGCTTCCGAGGAGGATTTCTGGGCTAACCACTACATTTCGGATGCATGGACCGATGACCAGACCGAGTATTCATCTCTCCGTAACACTATAGGGGTGGATCTTCTCGAAGGCTTCAACAAGTATGCCAAAGCGGGGCTTTCGGCATTCGTGACCCACGAGTTGCGAAAGTACACCCAGGCGGTTGACACCCTGCCTATCAGCGGTCCCGACCGTCCTGAGGGGCTTACGCCTTATCCTTTTGCCGAAAGGCTCTCTGCAAAGGCATCCGAGAATCTTTTATATGTCGGTGCCCAGCTCACCAAGCGGCAGGGCACATTGCTCAATTATGAGGGTACTGTGCAGATTGGCCTTGTCGGTCCCGCAGCCGGAGAGCTGAAGGCCGACGGAAATGTAACTACCCGCATAAAGTTCCTGGGAGATACTGTGAGGCTGAAGGGTTATGGTCATTTCAGCAACACTACAGCTCCGTATCTGATGAATAATTTTGTCTCCAATCATTTCATGTGGAAGAATGATTTCGGCAAGACTCGCCGGCTCAGATTCGGAGGAGTCCTCGACATTCCACACACGTCCACCAATATAGATGTGGGTGTGGAGAATGTGCAGAACATGATATATTTCAATGACCAGTGCCTGCCCATGCAGGCGGGAGGAAGCGTGCAGGTGCTGAGCGCACGTCTTCAGCAGGATTTCCGTTTCCGCGCACTCAATTGGCGCAACACCGTGATATATCAGAAATCCTCTGACGAGAGCGTATTGCCGTTGCCTCAGCTTGCCATATACTCCAATCTGTATCTGCAATTCAAGCTTGCCAAGGTGCTTGATGTGCAGTTGGGTGTGGATATGGATTATTACACAAAGTACTATGCTCCGGCATATCAGCCTTCGACAATGACATTCTACAATCAGCATGAGATCAAGTGTGGCAATTATCCGATGATGAATGCTTATGTTAACATGAAGCTATCTCGCGCGCGTTTCTTCGTGCTGTTCTCCCATGTAAACCAGGGCAAGCTCGGAGGCAACAATTATTTCTCCAGCCCTCATTATCCGCTCAACCCGCGTAGATTCCTGATGGGAGTGTCGGTAGATTTTCTTAATTAA
- a CDS encoding HAD family hydrolase — protein sequence MNNIGILFDLDGVLVDSEGEYTKFWGGMGERYGLVPTFAADIKGTTIGEILLNFPEADREWILGELHAFEADMQYPVYPGVMEFLRELRESGVPSAIVTSSDNVKMDLLFARRPELRGMIDALVTGSMVTRSKPDPEGYLKGAGLIGVPIERCYVFEDSMQGLQAGRSSGAKVIGIATTNPRSKVETIADLTLDSMHGISLACISAVR from the coding sequence ATGAATAATATAGGTATCTTATTTGACCTCGACGGTGTACTTGTGGACAGCGAGGGCGAATATACAAAATTTTGGGGAGGCATGGGCGAACGTTACGGACTTGTGCCTACATTTGCCGCAGATATCAAGGGTACTACTATCGGGGAGATTCTGCTGAACTTTCCTGAGGCTGACCGTGAATGGATACTCGGTGAGCTTCACGCATTTGAGGCAGATATGCAGTATCCTGTATATCCGGGTGTGATGGAGTTTCTAAGAGAGCTTAGGGAGTCAGGTGTGCCTTCGGCTATAGTGACCAGCAGTGATAATGTGAAAATGGACCTTCTGTTTGCCCGGCGACCCGAATTGCGTGGCATGATCGACGCGCTTGTGACAGGTTCGATGGTGACTCGCAGCAAGCCCGATCCGGAGGGGTATCTCAAGGGTGCCGGACTGATCGGTGTACCCATCGAGAGATGTTATGTGTTCGAGGATTCGATGCAAGGATTGCAGGCAGGTCGTTCGTCAGGGGCGAAAGTGATAGGCATTGCCACTACTAATCCCCGCTCAAAGGTAGAGACCATTGCCGACCTTACTCTTGATTCTATGCATGGGATTTCGCTTGCGTGTATCAGTGCTGTCCGATAA
- a CDS encoding peptidase U32 family protein, which translates to MPVKKPTPIPLELLAPAKNADIAISAILAGADAVYIGASSHGARKDASNSINDIRRVVETAHPFNAKVYATVNTIIYDHEIHEVERLITSLYHAGVDALIVQDMGILRMDIPPIELHASTQCDIRTPEKARFLADAGFSRLVLARELSLKEISEIHEAVPNTPLEGFIHGALCVSYSGDCRASCMTGGRSANRGECAQICRLPYTLTDSHGNTLTEGKHLLSLRDLNRSDSIGDMAEAGISSFKIEGRLKEEGYVRNTVAWYSRILDRVVEGSGGRYVRQSAGESHADFNPSPDKSFNRGFTTYFLSGKAPVKGVASIDTPKATGTPIGKVMKCDNRSITASLSAPLANGDGLGYFDREGQFKGFRLNRANGNRLYPATPQNIPAGTTLYRNRDKEWDDAISSAKTTRTMRLDMALTRTSGSNIALELTSETGVSATVTMDCGDLSEAVTPQEAPRRRILSKLGDTIYRPGKIVDLIGQHFIPASLLTSLRRDGIAKLDSAARMTYRYSYRLPETPEAKYISDTASIHDNVANHLAERFYRDHGVNTIVPAAEVKRPQDENGTMVMTTRYCIRRELGKCLLTPGGRSWDNGPLYLVNGSVRLRVEFDCSRCGMNLYSL; encoded by the coding sequence ATGCCAGTAAAGAAACCAACCCCCATCCCTCTTGAACTCCTCGCTCCTGCCAAGAACGCCGATATCGCCATAAGTGCCATACTCGCCGGGGCAGATGCCGTGTACATAGGCGCATCAAGCCACGGCGCGCGCAAGGATGCCTCCAACAGCATCAACGATATACGCCGCGTGGTAGAGACCGCCCATCCATTCAACGCCAAGGTCTACGCGACTGTCAACACTATAATATACGACCATGAAATCCATGAAGTAGAACGCCTGATCACCTCGCTCTATCATGCAGGGGTCGACGCCCTGATAGTCCAGGACATGGGAATACTACGCATGGATATACCGCCGATAGAACTTCATGCAAGCACACAATGTGATATCCGCACCCCTGAGAAAGCACGTTTCCTTGCCGATGCCGGATTCTCACGCCTCGTACTTGCCCGCGAACTTTCACTCAAGGAAATATCCGAGATACATGAGGCTGTACCAAACACACCGCTTGAGGGGTTCATACACGGAGCACTGTGTGTGAGCTATAGCGGAGACTGCCGTGCAAGCTGCATGACAGGAGGACGCAGTGCCAACCGTGGAGAATGCGCCCAGATATGCCGCCTACCCTACACTCTCACCGACTCACACGGCAATACTCTGACTGAAGGCAAGCATCTGCTATCGTTACGCGACCTCAACCGCTCCGACTCTATAGGAGATATGGCTGAAGCGGGCATAAGCTCATTCAAGATAGAGGGGAGGCTAAAGGAAGAGGGATATGTGCGAAACACTGTAGCATGGTACTCCAGAATACTGGACCGCGTTGTCGAAGGGAGCGGGGGGAGATATGTGCGCCAGTCGGCAGGAGAATCACATGCAGACTTCAACCCTTCGCCCGACAAGTCATTCAACCGCGGATTCACCACCTATTTCCTTTCCGGAAAAGCCCCGGTGAAGGGTGTTGCGTCAATCGATACCCCAAAAGCCACAGGAACACCCATAGGAAAGGTGATGAAATGCGACAACAGATCGATCACCGCATCACTGTCGGCACCGCTTGCCAATGGCGACGGACTCGGGTATTTCGACAGAGAGGGACAATTCAAAGGTTTCCGACTCAACCGTGCCAACGGCAACAGGCTATACCCGGCGACCCCTCAGAACATCCCTGCCGGCACCACACTCTACCGCAACCGCGACAAGGAATGGGACGATGCCATATCATCGGCAAAGACCACACGCACAATGCGCCTCGATATGGCTCTTACCAGAACCAGCGGCTCAAACATAGCCCTCGAACTCACATCAGAGACAGGGGTGTCAGCCACTGTGACAATGGATTGCGGTGACCTTAGCGAAGCTGTGACACCTCAGGAAGCTCCGCGCCGACGCATACTCAGCAAACTCGGGGACACTATATACCGACCGGGCAAGATCGTGGATCTCATAGGTCAACACTTCATACCTGCATCCCTTCTAACCTCCTTGCGCCGAGATGGGATAGCGAAACTCGACAGTGCGGCAAGAATGACCTACCGCTACAGCTACCGCCTCCCGGAAACACCTGAGGCAAAATACATATCCGACACAGCATCCATTCACGACAATGTAGCCAACCATCTCGCCGAGAGATTCTACCGTGACCATGGGGTAAACACAATCGTACCCGCCGCAGAGGTAAAGCGGCCTCAGGATGAGAACGGCACAATGGTCATGACCACACGTTACTGCATCCGCCGCGAGCTTGGAAAATGCCTGCTCACTCCCGGAGGGAGGTCATGGGACAATGGTCCGTTGTATCTCGTAAACGGCTCTGTGCGCCTGAGAGTGGAGTTTGACTGCTCACGCTGCGGAATGAACCTCTATTCTCTTTGA
- the ispE gene encoding 4-(cytidine 5'-diphospho)-2-C-methyl-D-erythritol kinase — protein sequence MILFPNAKINLGLDILRKRPDGYHDIETVMVPVPWCDVLEIVPAKGSETTLTVSGRKVECPMEKNLVMKAYRALEAEVSLPPVDIYLRKIIPDGAGLGGGSSDASFTLLALNELFSLGYNREELARIASTLGSDCPFFIYNTPMLCTGTGTDMEPVELDLKGHSILIVKPQVSVPTAAAYSHTTPAIPSTPIRDIIASPISSWEGRLKNDFEPSVLPAYPAIADVKRSIKEMNPIYTAMSGSGASVFGIFGNDILSPVIRERFQGCDTLVATL from the coding sequence ATGATACTCTTCCCAAATGCCAAAATAAACCTCGGACTCGATATCCTCAGGAAACGTCCTGACGGCTATCATGACATCGAAACTGTCATGGTGCCGGTGCCATGGTGTGACGTGCTTGAAATAGTACCCGCCAAAGGTTCCGAGACCACACTCACCGTGAGCGGACGTAAGGTGGAATGCCCCATGGAAAAGAACCTGGTGATGAAAGCCTACAGGGCTCTTGAAGCAGAGGTCTCACTCCCTCCTGTCGACATATATCTGCGCAAGATCATTCCTGACGGAGCAGGGCTTGGAGGAGGATCGTCCGATGCCTCGTTCACCCTATTAGCCCTGAACGAGCTTTTCAGCCTCGGCTACAACCGTGAGGAACTTGCCCGCATAGCTTCAACTCTCGGTTCCGACTGCCCGTTCTTCATATACAACACCCCCATGCTGTGCACAGGCACAGGCACCGACATGGAACCTGTGGAGCTTGACCTGAAAGGTCACAGTATCCTCATAGTGAAGCCACAGGTGAGCGTTCCGACTGCCGCCGCCTATTCACATACAACTCCCGCCATACCGTCAACTCCGATACGTGACATCATCGCCTCGCCTATATCCTCATGGGAGGGGAGACTCAAGAACGATTTCGAACCGTCAGTGCTACCCGCCTATCCGGCAATAGCTGATGTGAAACGAAGCATCAAGGAGATGAATCCTATATACACGGCAATGTCAGGGTCGGGAGCGTCAGTGTTCGGAATCTTCGGGAATGACATTTTGTCACCCGTCATAAGAGAGAGGTTCCAGGGATGTGACACACTGGTGGCAACACTCTGA
- the dnaB gene encoding replicative DNA helicase translates to MAQENNNNTYAGRRSRPEHVSQFDHGGRVPPRDNDLEEAVLGALMLEKDAYTVVCDILKPESFYDTSNQKIYAAIQSLGAAQQSIDMLTVTEKLRLNGDLEAAGGALRISELTSRVASGAHVEFHARIVAQKYLARELIRFASQIEAQAFDESYDVDDLLQEAEGKLFEISQRNVKKDVTQIDPVINSAIEQIQISANRASGLSGLESGFHELDKLTSGWQRSDLIIIAARPAMGKTAFVLSMAKNMAVNYNIPVAIFSLEMSNLQLVNRLIQNTCEIEGEKIKSGQLSQMEWDQLMSRVKNLYSAPLYIDDTASLSIFELRTKARRLVREHNVSFIIIDYLQLMNASGMKFGSREQEVSMISRSLKQLAKELNIPIVALSQLNRSVESRGADSKDGKRPQLSDLRESGAIEQDADIVCFIHRPEYYLRSGVDGAGNDIRGLAEFIVAKHRSGRVDDVKMRFKSKYARFENWDGEISVTSGQRESRLNDVDSAIPRQVWMP, encoded by the coding sequence ATGGCGCAAGAGAATAACAACAATACATATGCCGGTAGGCGTTCCAGACCGGAGCACGTGTCGCAGTTTGACCATGGAGGGCGTGTGCCGCCACGAGATAATGATCTTGAAGAGGCGGTGCTCGGTGCGCTCATGCTTGAGAAGGATGCCTACACTGTGGTGTGTGATATTCTCAAGCCCGAATCCTTCTATGACACCTCCAACCAGAAGATTTATGCAGCCATTCAGAGCCTCGGTGCAGCCCAGCAGAGCATAGACATGCTCACGGTCACCGAGAAGCTCCGTCTTAACGGTGACCTGGAGGCAGCCGGCGGAGCCCTGCGTATATCGGAGCTGACATCGAGGGTGGCGTCCGGCGCACACGTCGAGTTCCATGCTCGTATAGTGGCTCAGAAATATCTTGCACGTGAGCTGATACGTTTTGCATCACAGATCGAGGCACAGGCATTTGACGAGAGCTACGATGTGGACGATCTTCTTCAGGAAGCTGAAGGAAAGCTCTTTGAGATATCCCAGCGCAATGTCAAGAAGGATGTGACACAGATCGACCCTGTGATCAATTCGGCTATCGAGCAGATTCAGATATCAGCTAACAGGGCATCCGGTCTGTCGGGGCTTGAATCGGGATTCCATGAGCTTGACAAGCTCACATCCGGATGGCAGAGAAGTGACCTTATCATCATTGCTGCACGTCCTGCTATGGGTAAGACTGCTTTTGTGCTGTCGATGGCAAAGAACATGGCTGTCAATTACAATATCCCGGTGGCGATATTCTCGCTTGAGATGTCTAACCTTCAGCTTGTTAACCGTTTGATACAGAACACCTGCGAGATTGAGGGTGAGAAGATCAAGAGCGGACAGCTGTCACAGATGGAGTGGGACCAGCTGATGTCGCGTGTCAAGAATCTCTATAGCGCACCGCTTTATATCGACGATACGGCTTCCCTTTCTATATTCGAGCTCCGCACCAAGGCCCGACGGCTTGTCAGGGAGCATAATGTGTCGTTCATAATAATCGACTACCTTCAGCTGATGAATGCGTCAGGCATGAAGTTCGGTTCACGTGAACAGGAGGTCTCCATGATATCACGTTCATTAAAGCAGCTTGCCAAGGAGTTGAACATACCTATTGTAGCCCTGTCGCAGCTCAACCGTTCGGTGGAGTCGCGTGGTGCCGATTCAAAGGATGGCAAGCGTCCGCAGCTGAGCGACCTTCGTGAGTCCGGAGCTATCGAGCAGGATGCCGATATCGTGTGCTTCATCCACCGTCCCGAGTATTACCTGCGTTCAGGGGTCGACGGAGCCGGAAATGATATACGAGGCCTTGCCGAGTTCATTGTCGCCAAGCACCGTTCAGGACGTGTTGATGATGTGAAGATGAGGTTCAAGTCGAAGTATGCCCGCTTCGAGAACTGGGACGGAGAGATTTCCGTGACAAGCGGCCAACGCGAGTCGAGGTTGAACGATGTGGATTCTGCCATCCCCCGGCAGGTATGGATGCCATAG
- a CDS encoding transposase encodes MNVLAILKDFTFRCKSVFENTTTKMSKRFLNWLILTIRTVALIPGKVNFTRLSRYGGRTAKTFASNFKTSVDWMKVNIGMAQDCFEPADDMAVAIDPSFISKSGRLTYGIGRFWSGVAQRVKRGLEIMAIGAISLSKHTCVMLGAVQSPNFRTLESEKQMSMLGWYVALVRSKATELLSLTDILVADAFFSKYEFVNEVIGMGFRFVGRLRANSYLRYLAIPDSSAPRRRGRKKKYGEKVDFSNLDMSVFTSFIYEDSKGNKNRCHTAVVHSRALKRDIRIVVCPVENAEPLLYFSTDTNMRPEKIIGFYRTRFQIEFGIRDAKQFTGLQSQQTRDRERLDFAFNLSFTALNVCKEVIRKDYPDLSVAQFKRLMFESYLASTIISTCGKSPHLKIIQKINHRLTQLAA; translated from the coding sequence ATGAACGTATTGGCGATTCTCAAAGACTTCACCTTTCGGTGTAAGTCGGTATTTGAAAATACTACAACCAAGATGAGCAAAAGGTTCCTCAACTGGCTGATTTTAACAATACGCACTGTGGCGTTGATTCCGGGCAAAGTCAATTTTACCCGGCTGTCGCGCTATGGCGGTCGTACAGCCAAGACCTTTGCTTCCAATTTCAAGACATCCGTAGACTGGATGAAAGTCAACATAGGTATGGCGCAGGATTGTTTTGAGCCGGCCGATGACATGGCAGTGGCAATCGATCCGTCGTTCATTTCAAAGTCAGGCAGACTGACGTATGGCATAGGCCGTTTCTGGTCAGGGGTGGCACAACGTGTGAAACGCGGTCTGGAGATAATGGCGATCGGGGCAATAAGTCTGAGTAAACATACATGCGTGATGCTCGGTGCTGTCCAGTCACCGAACTTCAGGACTCTTGAATCTGAGAAACAAATGTCAATGCTTGGCTGGTATGTGGCACTTGTCAGGTCAAAGGCGACAGAGCTGCTCTCACTGACGGATATTCTGGTTGCCGATGCCTTCTTTTCCAAATATGAATTTGTGAATGAAGTGATTGGCATGGGATTTCGATTTGTCGGGAGATTACGTGCCAACTCATATCTGAGGTATCTGGCCATACCGGATTCCTCCGCCCCGCGAAGACGCGGCAGAAAGAAAAAGTATGGAGAGAAAGTGGATTTCTCCAACCTTGACATGTCCGTGTTCACTTCATTCATATATGAGGATTCCAAAGGAAACAAAAACCGATGTCACACGGCGGTCGTGCATTCGAGGGCATTGAAACGCGACATCCGTATCGTGGTCTGTCCGGTTGAAAACGCAGAGCCTCTTCTTTACTTCTCTACCGACACCAATATGAGGCCTGAAAAGATCATCGGTTTCTACCGCACCCGCTTTCAGATTGAGTTCGGTATACGCGATGCCAAGCAGTTTACCGGACTTCAGTCACAGCAGACCCGCGACAGGGAGCGGCTTGACTTTGCGTTCAATCTTTCCTTCACTGCCCTCAATGTCTGCAAAGAGGTCATAAGGAAGGATTATCCGGATCTTTCGGTAGCGCAGTTCAAACGGCTTATGTTTGAATCTTATCTCGCCTCAACAATTATTTCGACTTGCGGAAAATCTCCGCATCTAAAAATAATTCAGAAAATAAATCATCGGTTGACTCAGTTAGCGGCTTAG
- the dnaJ gene encoding molecular chaperone DnaJ has protein sequence MAAKRDYYEVLGVDKNADEKTIKSAYRKKAIQYHPDKNPGDKEAEEKFKEAAEAYDVLSNPDKRAKYDQFGHDMGPQGFPGGGGFHAGGFSMEDIFSQFGDIFGGAFGNMGGFESAGGRTRRRQRRGSDLRIKIKMTLAEIATGINKTLKIPTMVPCSHCNGTGAKDGTAFHNCPTCNGSGTVIRQQQTMFGIQQSVIECPQCHGEGKIITERCSYCNGEGVERKDETVSFSIPAGVQDGQTLTMRGKGNAAPRGGANGDLLIVIEEVKHPELIRDGNDIVYNLMLDLPTATLGGSVEVPTITGRARMKIPASTQPGKVLRMRGKGLPSTDGYGTGDELVNIMVYIPENLGQQEQAAIESLRGKPGVTPDESTKNRIFSKLRHIFE, from the coding sequence ATGGCAGCAAAAAGAGACTATTACGAAGTTCTTGGAGTCGACAAGAACGCCGATGAAAAGACCATAAAGAGTGCCTACCGCAAGAAGGCTATACAATATCATCCCGACAAGAACCCTGGGGACAAGGAAGCTGAAGAGAAATTCAAGGAAGCTGCCGAAGCATACGATGTGCTATCCAATCCCGACAAACGAGCCAAATATGACCAGTTCGGTCACGATATGGGACCACAAGGATTCCCTGGTGGCGGAGGTTTCCATGCGGGAGGATTCTCAATGGAGGATATATTCTCGCAATTCGGCGATATCTTCGGAGGAGCTTTCGGAAATATGGGAGGCTTCGAGTCGGCAGGCGGACGCACCCGCCGCCGTCAGCGCAGAGGCTCTGATCTGCGCATCAAGATAAAGATGACTCTCGCAGAGATAGCGACAGGCATCAACAAGACGCTTAAGATACCCACAATGGTGCCATGCTCACACTGCAACGGTACCGGTGCAAAGGATGGCACGGCTTTCCACAACTGTCCTACCTGCAACGGCTCAGGCACAGTGATACGCCAGCAGCAGACAATGTTCGGGATACAACAGTCGGTGATCGAGTGCCCCCAATGTCACGGCGAAGGCAAAATAATCACCGAACGGTGCAGCTACTGCAACGGCGAAGGTGTTGAGAGAAAGGATGAGACAGTGTCGTTCTCTATCCCCGCAGGAGTACAGGACGGCCAGACACTCACCATGCGCGGCAAAGGGAATGCCGCTCCACGCGGAGGAGCTAACGGCGACCTGCTCATAGTGATAGAGGAGGTAAAGCACCCCGAGCTAATACGTGACGGCAACGACATCGTATACAATCTGATGCTCGACCTGCCTACAGCCACACTCGGAGGCTCGGTAGAGGTACCGACCATCACTGGGCGTGCAAGAATGAAGATTCCAGCAAGCACCCAGCCCGGAAAGGTACTGCGCATGCGCGGCAAAGGCCTCCCCTCCACTGACGGATACGGCACAGGTGACGAACTTGTCAACATCATGGTATACATACCCGAAAACCTCGGACAACAGGAGCAGGCTGCTATCGAATCGCTCCGAGGCAAGCCAGGTGTAACCCCTGATGAATCCACGAAGAACCGTATTTTCTCAAAACTCCGTCACATCTTTGAATAA
- a CDS encoding nucleotide exchange factor GrpE produces MAKDPQNQHTPTPDTEEKMHRENPETECFDDVQDASDEVNSQADEANEIIDKELADIDALNKQLLDAQAQVEKEKKEYLFLMAEFDNFRKRTVKEKGELIKNASESVLKGLLPIVDDFERGLDASAKIDDPAEIRKGMELIYQKLIKYLEQNGVKAIESTGNQFDAEIHEAIAMVPVQDESQKGIVIDTPTKGYTLNDKVLRHAKVVVGQ; encoded by the coding sequence ATGGCAAAAGATCCACAAAATCAACATACCCCCACTCCCGATACAGAGGAAAAGATGCACCGGGAGAATCCAGAAACCGAATGCTTCGATGATGTGCAGGACGCTTCCGATGAGGTAAATTCACAGGCTGATGAAGCCAATGAGATAATCGATAAGGAACTTGCCGACATAGATGCCCTCAACAAGCAACTTCTCGATGCCCAAGCCCAGGTAGAGAAGGAGAAAAAGGAGTATCTTTTCCTGATGGCAGAATTTGACAACTTCCGCAAACGTACCGTCAAGGAGAAAGGAGAACTAATCAAGAATGCTTCCGAAAGCGTGCTTAAAGGCCTACTGCCGATAGTCGACGACTTCGAGCGCGGACTTGATGCAAGCGCGAAGATCGATGATCCTGCCGAAATACGCAAGGGCATGGAACTCATCTATCAGAAACTCATCAAATATCTGGAGCAGAACGGAGTAAAAGCCATCGAATCGACAGGGAATCAGTTCGACGCCGAAATCCATGAGGCAATAGCCATGGTACCGGTCCAGGATGAGTCACAGAAAGGGATTGTAATCGACACACCGACAAAAGGATACACACTCAACGATAAAGTGCTTCGCCACGCCAAAGTGGTGGTAGGGCAGTAA